A region of the Candidatus Zixiibacteriota bacterium genome:
GCAACGTCCGATACTGCTCCGGATCAATCTCGCCCGAGATGAGCGCTTCGTCCAACTCCTCCCGCGACGGCAATACCAGATCAGACAAATCCTGCGCGAGCGCCCGACCCGCCGGGGTCAGGGTCAGGCAGGCGATGAGCACACCGATGAAAATTGACTTCAAGACTATTTCAAGTCGTACTTCTTCAGCTTGCGGTAAAGGGTCCGCTCCCCTATCCCCAGCCGCTCGGCGGCGGCGCGGCGATTGCCGTTGGTCTGGAGCAACGCCCGCTGAATCAACTCCCTCTCCATTTCTTCAAGACTGGTAGCGGTCATATCCGGTTCTTCATCGGGAATGATCGTAGTCATGGCTCCCTCTCCGGGGAGATGCGATTTGATCAGGTCCCGCAACGCCTTGACCTCCTGGCCGAGCGAAAGAATCGCCCGATAGATCAACTCCTGTCCCGCTTCCTCGACCGTGCGTCCGGTCGCCACCGGCAAATGAGTCGCCGTGGACTGCTGTTCCCGCAGGAAAGCGTCGACATCCGTCACTTCGACCAGGCCGTCTGATTTGAGCGCCTTCATCCGATCCGCGAAATTCCGCAATTGTCGCACGTTGCCCGGCCAGTCGAACTGCATCAATCGTTCCAGCGCCCGGTCGGAATAAGTCAGATCAGGTCGTGACCGCCAGAAATGTTGCAACAGCGGCTGAATGTCGCCCTTACGTTCCATAAGCGGCGGCACCGTGATTTTAACGACAGCTATTCGGAAATACAGATCCTCACGGAACTCACGATCGGCGATGGCATCAGTCAGATCACGATTGGTAGCCGACACCACGCGAACGTCGGTTCGACGCGGTTGCGATGAACCGACCGGATAATAAGTGCCGTCCTCGAGCACCCGCAGAAGTTTAACCTGCATATCCGGATGTGTTTCGCCGATTTCATCGAGAAAAATAGTACCGTCGTTGGCTCGATTGAACAAACCGTCACGGCTGGCCACGGAACCGGTAAAGGCTCCTTTCTCGTGCCCGAACAATTCCGACTCCAGCACACCTTCGGCAATAGCGCCGCAGTTCACCGCCACGAAAGGCCCCTTACTGCGGGGAGAATGGTGATGAATCGCCTCTGCCACCAGCTCTTTTCCGACTCCCGAAGGCCCCACGATCAGCACCGACATATCGGTTGGTCCGACAGTGGCGATACTCTCTGCGACTCCTTTCATCCGGGCCGAGCGGGCTACGATACCACATTCGTCCAGGAAGCGTTTGGTCTCAAGAATCTGATCCACCTTACCGGACAGCCCGCCGGTTCCCAGCTCCCAGCTTACGACGCCGTCGATATGTTCCGGCTCCGTTTCCCAGGTTAGATCATCGCTGACCAGTCGCCAGATTTCGGTAAGACCGTTATGTCGACGGATCCTCATTGCCACGGCCCGCGTAAGATCGGTCCGGGCCGAGTCGACCAGAATCAGGTCGATTTGTCGCTCTTTGACCGACTGATACAGCAACGATACCTCGGTGAACAATTCGCCGATTTCTCCCCAGTCGATCTCGTTGTAAAACGGGCTTTTCGCGTCGATCAGGATCGCTACTCGACGTTTCCGTTCATCGGCCGTCAACGACATTTATCTTACCTCCGGCACGCTTTATCGTTTTTTCTTGCCCCGTTTGGCAGTTTTGGACCGGCTGTTCTTGCGCGTCTTCGCCTTTGTTTTGGAAGAGCTCTTTTTCCCGATCGAGGCGGATTTGGGCACAGCCTGTTTCGTCTTCGCCGTTTTCGATTTCACCACGGCGCTTTTCTTGCCGGAGCCGTCCTCGATCACGAACAACTCGATCTCCTGCGCTGCCGTGTCCACTCGCATTACGCCGACCTTGATCGCATCACCCATTCGAAATACTCGACCGGTACGACGACCTACCAGGCGATATTCCTTTTCATCGAACACGTAATAGTCGTCTTCGAGCGATGAAAGCCGAACCATGCCCTCGACTCCCATGTTGTCCAGACGTACGAAGAAACCGTAGTTGAGAACACCGGAAATAACACCGCTGTACTCTTCACCGAGTTTCTTGGCCATGAACTGGACCTGCTTGACCTTGACTGCCTGGCGCTCCGCTTGCTCGGCAATTCGTTCGGTTTCGGAGCAATGTTCACCGACATGGTTGATAACCGAAACCACCCGGCGGGCGTACTCGACCGGGTAATGCCCCTGTTTGAGCTGTCGCAGCAATCGGTGCACCAGCAGATCGGGATAGCGCCGGATCGGTGAGGTGAAATGCGTATAATGCGTGAAAGCAAGACCGAAATGGCCGATATTCTTGAGCTGATAAACCGCTTTTTGCATCGAACGCAACATCAACTCGTTGATAAAATCAGCCTCCGGTTTGTCCTTGATCTTCTCCAGAAAACGCGCGAA
Encoded here:
- a CDS encoding sigma-54 dependent transcriptional regulator, translating into MSLTADERKRRVAILIDAKSPFYNEIDWGEIGELFTEVSLLYQSVKERQIDLILVDSARTDLTRAVAMRIRRHNGLTEIWRLVSDDLTWETEPEHIDGVVSWELGTGGLSGKVDQILETKRFLDECGIVARSARMKGVAESIATVGPTDMSVLIVGPSGVGKELVAEAIHHHSPRSKGPFVAVNCGAIAEGVLESELFGHEKGAFTGSVASRDGLFNRANDGTIFLDEIGETHPDMQVKLLRVLEDGTYYPVGSSQPRRTDVRVVSATNRDLTDAIADREFREDLYFRIAVVKITVPPLMERKGDIQPLLQHFWRSRPDLTYSDRALERLMQFDWPGNVRQLRNFADRMKALKSDGLVEVTDVDAFLREQQSTATHLPVATGRTVEEAGQELIYRAILSLGQEVKALRDLIKSHLPGEGAMTTIIPDEEPDMTATSLEEMERELIQRALLQTNGNRRAAAERLGIGERTLYRKLKKYDLK